The DNA segment TTTTCACTGTCTAAATCCAAATTAATCATGTCTAACCTCTTACTCAAGTGAAGATCAGTAGTACTGTCTAGAGAATTATCATTTTCATTGAATAACATGTATGGATTCTTCAACAGTCAATGTTTTATTGTTAAATACTCTAAATGATTTGCTAACTGCAGAGTATCCAAGAAATATTCCCATATCTGCTTTAGAGTCAAAGGCAGTGAGATGGTGTTTGCCAATTGACATTACTGTGAATGAAACATTTGCATCCAAAGATATGAAAATAAGAAATATTTGTCTTACTCCCTTTCCATGTCTCATAGGGTGTCTTTCCAAGCTTCTTGTTAATCATAGTTTGATTCTGAGTGTAGCAGGTAGTATTTACTGCCTCTGCCCAGAAGCGTTGAGAGACATCTGCATCAGCAAGAATTGTTCTTGCAGCTTCCTTAAGTGTATTGTTCCTTCGTTCCACTATTCCATTTTTTTGAGGTGTTCTGGAAGCTGAGAACTCATGTTGAATGCCCTGTTCTATCAAATATGCCTCAAGAGTTTTGTTAATAAATTCAGTGCCTCGATCACTTCTGATTCTTGAAATTGAAACTgatttttcattttgaattattttcagaAGTTTGATCAGAAGACCACTGGTGTTGTCTTTAGACTCTTTACCACTGAGAAATATAGCCCATGTAAAGCGAGAATAATCATCAATAGCGATTAAAGTATACTTCATTCCTCCAAGACTAATTGTAGAGATGGGTCCAAATAGATCCATGTGTAGCAGCTACATACATCGTGTCATGTGTTTGTTTTCTTTGCTTTTGAAACTAGATCTAATTTGTTTTCCCACCTGTAAAGCAGAAAACACATGATTTTTAGTTAAATTAATATCAGGTAATCCATCCACGAGATTCAATCTACGcaaattatttattgattttaaATTTAGGTGATTTAAACGCTTATGCCATAACCAGAGTTTCTCTTTATGAGATGCTACTAGACAAGTATAAATATAAGGGTGACTAACACTCCAATTTACCTTATACATGTTACCGTTTCTAATGCCTCCTAATACAGTAGTACCAGTATCATCATTAACAATGCATGACAATTTATGAAAGGCTATTGTATACCCATTATCACATAGCTGGCTAATACTAATCAGGTTATAACATagattttataataataaaacatccttaataataacattaccatgagTAATCTTACGTTTACCCATAGTTTTATCCTTAAATTTATCGACGAAAGTTCTCTTAGGTCCACTACAAGTTATTATGTCAGTCAGTAGAGAACTTTGTCCAGTCATGTGTCTTGAACATCCACTATCTAAATACCATGTTGATTTGTTGATTTCAGCTACTGGTGTGATTTCCTGCAATCACAGATGTAAAGCGATTGGTACCCAATATATTTGGGTCCAAAACTGATTAGTCCTTTTGAAACTCATACTTGCACAGTTCTGATTCCTCTTATGCTTCTGGTTTCCAAAGGAGTGTGTGCATAAAATGAGTGAGGATAATTTCTGACCATATGCATCCTAGTATGCTATTTTGGATTGTCATTCTCGTTGTTCAAACTATACCTCTTCTGAACAGGCTTGCAATTCCAGTTCTGAAAATTTTTAACCTTCATAAAGTTGTGCCTTCCAGTAGCAGGTCCATTTTTGGTCTGAGCTACTGATTGGTTACTCCTCTTAGGTTCATTATAGCCAATTCCAAAGTGTTTTATGCTGTTATTCAGAGGTATAGTTCTTTCAACTTGAATCTCAGACTCTTCTGTTTGTATCACTGTGAACCTGACAAATTTTATATACTTTCCTTTGTCCTTGCTCAGCAGTGACTGAATACCATTATTGGACGAAGAGCATTCATTGCTACTAAAGACAAGACCAATTTTATTCGATGCTGGCTTTTGTAGTTCCTGCATCTTCTCCAATGAGATAGAGGATATGTTCCATTCATTGATaagtaaaatatattttttgttcttttaaaaTAATGTTTGATATTCTGCACGGATCCTTTCATTCTTTATTTCTAACTTACTCACTTTTGTCTTTAGAATTTCATAGATGCTCTCATATTTGCAGATGAGCTTACTGTGTTGTTCATTTAGACTTTTGTTTTCAGTCTTAACTTCCTCGAATGTTAAAGAAAGTTCATGGTATTCCTTGACCATGTCATTTAAAGCAATAATCAAATCAGTGCATGTAAATTCTTCAGAttcaaagtcaaatacctcatcATTAACACTGTCTGAATCTTCATCAGCCATGAGACATTCCACACGATCATCTTCACTTTCACTGGTCTCAGAGTCAGACGATTCAGAACTGGATTCTGCCATTTGGCTTTGTTCTCCTCGATTAtcatttcttttctttctcttcTGGATTTCTTGTCATTTCTAGGGTACTTCTTTTGCTTATTTGGTTCATCCTTCTTGGGATTtgtgcagtctgcaatgaaatgGCCTGTTTTGCCATATTTTAAGCATGCAACATCTCTAGTAGTTTCTTctttcttgtgatttttatatTGGTAGGGTCGCTGATTTTTCTTCATGAACCTTGAAAATTTCTTGATGAATAGTGACATTGCTTCGTTGCTGATCTATTCAGCAGTCTTCTCTAGTGTGGATTCAGTAGTACTGATGCTAGTAGCTATATGACCAGTAGTGACCGCTAAAGCTTTAACTGGAGGTTCTAATATTGTTTCTTCTCCTCTTCTGATCTGCAACTCAAATTCATATGCTTTGAGGTCTGCAAATAAGTCATGGAGCTAAattttgttcattttttttGCATCTCGCATAGCTATGGTTTTTATATCCCATTCCTTTGGGAGTTCCCTCATCACTTTGAGAGTCATCTCTTTTTTGTTGTATTCCTTTCCGAGATCATTGAGTTCATTAACCAAGTTGCTGAATCATTCTTCAAAATCACTCATGGATTCACCAGTCCTCATTTTGATGCTTTCAAACTTCTGTACAGCTACTGAAAGTTTGTTTTCCTTAGTTTTCTCGTTACCTTCACAAAGTTGAATAAAATTCTCCCATATCTCCTTAGCTGTGTAGCACATCTTTATTTTGTTGAATGTAGTATTATCCAACATCTTGTACAGAATGTCCTTGTCCATGTTGTCTATATTCACCTTTTTCTTATCTTCATTCTTCCATTCGCTCCTGGGTTTTCCAATCATTTGTGGAGCACAGTCTGATATGGCTACAGCCGTGTTGGCATTcatgattttgagtggtccaTCAGTGATCAcgtaccacatatcatcatcttgtgCAGCAAGATGAGCTTGCATTCTgattttccaatcatcaaagTTTTCTCGGGAAAAGATAGGAATTTTGCTGAAGGACACCATTGGTGTGAGCCTGTCGAGACAAGATAAACctactctgataccacttgttaggatcggcgAGGAGTGTTTAGATTGGGGTGAATGAACACTCTTactttttttgctttttttcaAGGAGCTGGAGTTAGCAGCAATCCAAGAACATCTTGTATGTTTGAAATAGAGGCACTAGTCTATTGAATTAGTGTGGAAACATACTGCTCAACGTCAACCGAAGCTCAAGATAGTAATAAAGTTGGCACCATatttgtttatggaagttcgaaggatAAAACCTTATATGTAtccccttcttctgtttccatAAGCTATTCAGAAGCTTTGATTGGTACTCTAACTTAGTACAAACACATTTCAACAGGACTTATCCACTACCTACTGAAACTCCTAGAAATCTTACAACTCCAAGTGTTCTTGGATAGACTTCATCCAAAAACTTACAATACTCAATATTTGATACTCAgtagatgattacaaatatagACGCACAGTGATGATCTTGAAGATTTGATATATCGATGAGTGTGTGCAAGAGTATTCTTTTAGTTGAGACTTTTGATATCTGAACTCGAAATCAGTAGAGCTTTCTCgtaagtttttttttccttttgagTCTCTATctcttttcaaaataaccaaaatcttTATATAGCTAGCTGCTGGTTCCAACGTTCACAAACGACTACATTAATTCTTTCAGTGATTATCCCTGAAACACGGAATATATGTATCAGATTTGTGTGCTCAAAAGGGATATACATTAAATGCTCATTTAATGCTTGGTACGGTGCATTAATTGTGATGTCCTATCAAAAGAGCTATTTAAGGCATGTTTTACTGAACCTTGCTTACTAATTCTGCTTTTTCATAGGTCTACTAGTTCTGTTCTACTGGTTCTGAAATGTTTAAAGGACAACTCTATACGAAATCTGTTATGCTTCAGTTCTACTGGTTTGGGATATCTACTAATTTATACCAGTCTACTATTTTTTAGACTAGGCGTATTTTTCTTATCATTTTTATAGTTGTCTGTTCTGTTTGATTTATTGCTACTGGTTCGCTcatcacaaaaattaaaaaccttAACAAAAATATTCATTAACTAACATCAACAATGTGTACCTGGATATTGGGAGACATGCAATATATGTCATGCCCATAATTATGCATTTCATTGCTCAAAATATTGAAATAGGCATGAACAAGGTCAGATCTTAGTTTTCCAccaaacaaacaaaacaataactCATGCCCATACAATATTACGGAATCATCTTGCCAAACTACACCACTACAAAGAGAAAGTAGCAAACTTAACAACTCAAACAAACATAAAATgaaaaattatgattaattcaaaaaaaataaaataaatttagatGTCTTTACCCCAAAGTATCCCCGTATATGTAATTCTCAATAATGTTTTTTTGTTCCGTTGATATTTGATCTTGCCCATTATTGTAGTATCGCGACACTTAATTAAGCTAATCTACtacctaaacatgattaaaaagtTGGAAATCGGATTCAAAACGATAAATATTCAGAATGATCAATATTGGTTCCAAGGGTTTCAAGTGTTGAGACAGtttggaagctccaaagagcCGTTTGGAAACACCGAACTAGTTCGGAAACCAAATTTGGTGATCGGAAGTATCGAGTAGTTCGGAAGAACCGAACtagagattggaagctccgatcccgggtCAATCAGACAGGGTATGAGTTTTGATTGGGTGATTAGACTTGTGGGCTTTCGGAAGCTCCTAAATAGAGTTCAGTAGATTCGAACTGTGTCGGCTGCTGTGTGTTGTCCAATCAAAGGCACGCGTTCGGTAGAGGGAGTTCGAAAGGATGATCAGAAGTTTCGAAGTATCCAAACTAgagatcagacgttccgattGATGTCTATATATAGGGGTCGAGAGCTTCACTTTACTCACTCAATTCTTCAAGTTTTTTCTCTATCAGCTAGCTTTTAGGGGTTTTTGGGCGACGTATTCGAGGTCTGGGTGGTGATGAAGCTCTATCGGGATCTTAGGAGTGTTGTGCCTTGAGTTTAGTGCAATCTtcatcaaagggcttactacagATGCAAGTATATCGCTAGAATCTGATAAGCTCTAGAGattagctattagtctagttaaggcttttaataAATGTTTAGTGATATGGTGATTgtctgcttataggcttggactagagagcCAGTATCGCTAGGTTTCTTATTCTGAGATACGGACGTACTATCCATGATACCctagttgagtatgcatgttctatgttttcaTGGTTTAAAGGGCATGaattatgtgcatttattatgtcacgattattatgTTGTATATATTATCACATTGAGCCTACACCTTGATATTACCTGTATAGAGGTTGCTCAACCCCGAGGttttgtggatggattccatggattttggtccGGATATTCAACTTATTTCTTATGGTATGAAagtacctcctgatgcgatgacCCAGTGTGATACATACCATGatgccatttgttgagcaatagTTTCTACCGTGATAGGTTCCGGTACTCGTTCATTTACatttagcattcatagcatgtgaaTACTCATACTTTTGTGTTGATTATTGTTAGCTCACATCCTCGGTTTTGGTTATGGAGACCTCATTCTATGGGGTAGGACTTAGGTTGGATAGACCGAGAGGTAGCGGTCATTGAGCTGCAGTAGGGTGGATTGTATTGTACCAGGTTTTCCTTTTTTGAGTTTAGCATTatcttcgattgggttgtataacattTATCAACATTTGTTTTGGGACCATTTGTATTCATGTCGATAGTTTTAGTTGATTTATTTAAGTTTCCACTGGTTTAATTGATTATTGTGTTTAAGTTATTTGGCATGCTTAAGATTTGATTAGTTAGTGATTTCGAGACAGATCACTACAATTATATATTTGTCTTCCTCGGAACTCATGTAGAGATTCCTATACAACACTTATAGATATACTTTTAACATCAATATTTTCCaatataaaatatgaaaaataaaaaattcaataaaaaataaagtaagCACTACAAAattgtaaaatatataaaacattTGTAGGTATTgtaaaaaatatgtatttaaatACCATGTCCAACCATTGGGGTGAATGTTGCATTCTCTTTCTCTTTGGGGTCGTACTAAGGCGTGTCATATAGTCAGGATCTTTTCTCTTTTTTAACCCGTTTGTTTTTTTTAACGGTCTTCACAATATatgattttggattaaaaataATCATCTCTTTACCTTCTCCAATGGCTTCCTGCGTGATCTTTGATCTCCATCATTTGTGTTAAATTGCACTCCGTCCACAACCACTTTGACAAAACTCTCAAGTTCAACGGTCTCGTCTGTGTTCATTTTCACTTTGTTGTCAATCA comes from the Henckelia pumila isolate YLH828 chromosome 1, ASM3356847v2, whole genome shotgun sequence genome and includes:
- the LOC140863351 gene encoding uncharacterized protein; this encodes MVSFSKIPIFSRENFDDWKIRMQAHLAAQDDDMWYVITDGPLKIMNANTAVAISDCAPQMIGKPRSEWKNEDKKKVNIDNMDKDILYKMLDNTTFNKIKMCYTAKEIWENFIQLCEGNEKTKENKLSVAVQKFESIKMRTGESMSDFEE